From Pleuronectes platessa chromosome 17, fPlePla1.1, whole genome shotgun sequence, one genomic window encodes:
- the enpp1 gene encoding ectonucleotide pyrophosphatase/phosphodiesterase family member 1 isoform X1, which produces MEVSKGEESGNEHRSSLFGPAEVESQSRSTGRCRDLSKRSKILIGVLLLALLVLILALALSRRGSNNETEMLTENEGTLQPTNKYPINGTLWLQAFADEATQQQCPPGFSKPPLILVSLDGFRAEYLTSRSSHLPVINKLRELGATTPYMRPVYPTKTFPNHYSIVTGLFPESHGIVDNKMYDVTHNAFFSLKSEEKSDPKWYQGEPLWITAMHQKLKTGTFFWPGSDVKINGSYPNFYKLYDRTISFEDRVGTLLEWLSLPEGKRPDFYTLYLEEPDASGHRYGPGSKEVTLALEHVDRILGIMMDSLTEKNLHHCVNLMIVSDHGMEEASCDKAEYVSTYQENTNDFNVIQGPAARIRPARLPDDYFSFDYTGLVKNLSCRVTNQSMRPYLKENLPKRMHFANNKRIERGHLYMKEGWQAARYREELKYCTGGFHGSDNLFTNMQAIFIGYGPGFKSKTVVPPFDNIELYNVMCDLLGIRPSPNNGTHGSLNHLLSRPSHLPVHPAQLSHETPCEASDPVPTDDLRCTCTSQTKTQETDMNRLLMTTNSSTKVLLRRLHHPFGTPRVVQPDAAFCLLHQSDYLSGYSRDRLMPLWVSYTLQPLTTVRPLSPELEACVRADVRVPAADSQLCFPDREDPSLSYGLLHPPNLSSGGPDSDSLLTSNMAPMFPAFKDVWRHFHDVLLPKFSQQLNGVNVVSGPIFDDDFDGNVDAFIRVSRNETLTPTHFFVILTSCVNSALSPSQCEGPLQTQSFILPHRPDHTESCANGSDMSWVEEWLRFHIARVRDIELLTGLSFYHDRLSVEETLQLKTFLRSA; this is translated from the exons AGATGTTGACGGAAAATGAAGGGACACTGCAGCCAACCAACAAATACCCCATAA acGGGACCCTGTGGCTGCAGGCGTTCGCCGACGAAGCTACGCAGCAACAGTGTCCACCTGG CTTCTCCAAGCCCCCCCTCATCCTCGTGTCCTTGGACGGTTTCCGAGCCGAGTATCTGACAAGTCGGAGCAGCCACCTCCCCGTTATCAACAAGTTAC GAGAGCTTGGAGCCACAACACCGTACATGAGGCCCGTTTATCCCACTAAGACTTTTCCAAACCACTACAGCATTGTGACT GGTCTTTTTCCCGAGTCTCACGGGATCGTGGACAACAAGATGTACGACGTGACCCACAACGCTTTCTTCAGCTTGAAAAGTGAGGAGAAATCCGACCCTAAGTGGTACCAAGGGGAGCCG cTCTGGATCACTGCCATGCATCAGAAACTGAAAACAGGAACTTTTTTCTGGCCGGGCTCAGACGTTAAAATCAACGGCAGCTATCCAAATTTCTACAAGCTGTATGATAG GACCATTTCTTTTGAGGACAGAGTGGGGACGCTGCTTGAATGGCTCAGTTTACCTGAAGGAAAAAG ACCCGACTTCTACACTTTGTACCTGGAAGAACCTGACGCGTCAGGACATAGGTATGGGCCAGGAAGCAAAGAG GTCACTTTGGCCTTGGAGCATGTGGACAGGATATTGGGAATAATGATGGACAGCCTGACGGAGAAGAACCTTCACCACTGTGTCAACCTGATGATCGTGTCTGACCACG GCATGGAGGAGGCTTCCTGTGACAAGGCAGAGTATGTATCAACCTACCAGGAAAACACCAACGACTTCAATGTCATCCAAGGCCCGGCTGCTCGCATCAGACCCGCTCGCCTCCCAGACGATTACTTCTCCT TCGACTACACCGGCCTGGTGAAGAACCTGTCG TGCAGGGTCACTAACCAGTCCATGAGGCCGTACCTCAAAGAGAACCTCCCGAAGAGGATGCACTTCGCCAACAACAAGCGTATAGAGAGAGGACATCTGTACATGAAGGAGGGCTGGCAGGCAGCTCG TTACAGGGAGGAACTCAAGTACTGCACCGGAGGATTCCACGGCTCAGATAATCTCTTCACCAACATGCAG GCGATCTTCATCGGCTATGGTCCGGGATTCAAAAGCAAAACTGTCGTGCCACCTTTTGACAACATCGAATTATACAACGTCATGTGTG ATCTCCTCGGCATTCGTCCCTCTCCAAACAACGGGACTCACGGCAGTCTAAACCACCTCCTGTCACGTCCATCGCACCTTCCAGTTCACCCAGCGCAGCTCTCCCATGAAACCCCCTGCGAGGCCAGTGACCCCGTCCCCACTGAcgacctgcggtgcacatgcaCATCTCAAACCAAGACACAG GAGACTGATATGAACAGGCTCCTCATGACAACTAATTCCA GCACTAAAGTCCTGCTGCGTCGCCTCCACCATCCCTTCGGGACGCCCCGGGTCGTCCAGCCAGACGCCGCCTTCTGCCTCCTGCACCAATCGGACTACCTCAGCGGCTACAGCAGGGACCGCCTCATGCCCCTCTGGGTGTCCTACACCCTCCAGCCTCTG ACCACAGTGCGACCGCTGAGCCCGGAGCTGGAGGCTTGTGTCCGTGCTGACGTGCGAGTCCCAGCGGCCGACAGCCAGCTGTGTTTCCCCGACAGAGAAGACCCGAGTCTGTCCTACGGCCTGCTGCATCCcccca ATCTGAGCTCCGGTGGACCTGACTCAGACTCTCTCCTCACGTCCAACATGGCTCCGATGTTCCCCGCGTTTAAAG ATGTTTGGAGACATTTCCACGACGTCCTGCTTCCAAAGTTTTCACAGCAGCTGAACGGAGTGAACGTCGTGAGCGGGCCCATATTTGATGATGACTTTGACGGAAACGTTGACGCGTTCATAAGAGTCTCGAG GAATGAGACCCTCACCCCGACTCATTTCTTCGTGATCCTGACGAGCTGCGTGAACTCGGCCCTCAGCCCTTCTCAGTGCGAGGGCCCTCTGCAGACCCAGTCCTTCATCCTGCCCCACCGACCCGACCACACCGAGAGCTGCGCT AACGGGTCGGACATGTCGTGGGTGGAGGAGTGGCTACGCTTCCACATCGCCCGGGTCCGAGACATCGAGCTCCTGACGGGGCTGAGCTTCTACCACGACAGGCTTTCCGTGGAGGAGACGCTACAGCTCAAGACGTTTCTACGTAGCGCTTAA
- the enpp1 gene encoding ectonucleotide pyrophosphatase/phosphodiesterase family member 1 isoform X2, translated as MEVSKGEESGNEHRSSLFGPAEVESQSRSTGRCRDLSKRSKILIGVLLLALLVLILALALSRRGSNNETDGTLWLQAFADEATQQQCPPGFSKPPLILVSLDGFRAEYLTSRSSHLPVINKLRELGATTPYMRPVYPTKTFPNHYSIVTGLFPESHGIVDNKMYDVTHNAFFSLKSEEKSDPKWYQGEPLWITAMHQKLKTGTFFWPGSDVKINGSYPNFYKLYDRTISFEDRVGTLLEWLSLPEGKRPDFYTLYLEEPDASGHRYGPGSKEVTLALEHVDRILGIMMDSLTEKNLHHCVNLMIVSDHGMEEASCDKAEYVSTYQENTNDFNVIQGPAARIRPARLPDDYFSFDYTGLVKNLSCRVTNQSMRPYLKENLPKRMHFANNKRIERGHLYMKEGWQAARYREELKYCTGGFHGSDNLFTNMQAIFIGYGPGFKSKTVVPPFDNIELYNVMCDLLGIRPSPNNGTHGSLNHLLSRPSHLPVHPAQLSHETPCEASDPVPTDDLRCTCTSQTKTQETDMNRLLMTTNSSTKVLLRRLHHPFGTPRVVQPDAAFCLLHQSDYLSGYSRDRLMPLWVSYTLQPLTTVRPLSPELEACVRADVRVPAADSQLCFPDREDPSLSYGLLHPPNLSSGGPDSDSLLTSNMAPMFPAFKDVWRHFHDVLLPKFSQQLNGVNVVSGPIFDDDFDGNVDAFIRVSRNETLTPTHFFVILTSCVNSALSPSQCEGPLQTQSFILPHRPDHTESCANGSDMSWVEEWLRFHIARVRDIELLTGLSFYHDRLSVEETLQLKTFLRSA; from the exons acGGGACCCTGTGGCTGCAGGCGTTCGCCGACGAAGCTACGCAGCAACAGTGTCCACCTGG CTTCTCCAAGCCCCCCCTCATCCTCGTGTCCTTGGACGGTTTCCGAGCCGAGTATCTGACAAGTCGGAGCAGCCACCTCCCCGTTATCAACAAGTTAC GAGAGCTTGGAGCCACAACACCGTACATGAGGCCCGTTTATCCCACTAAGACTTTTCCAAACCACTACAGCATTGTGACT GGTCTTTTTCCCGAGTCTCACGGGATCGTGGACAACAAGATGTACGACGTGACCCACAACGCTTTCTTCAGCTTGAAAAGTGAGGAGAAATCCGACCCTAAGTGGTACCAAGGGGAGCCG cTCTGGATCACTGCCATGCATCAGAAACTGAAAACAGGAACTTTTTTCTGGCCGGGCTCAGACGTTAAAATCAACGGCAGCTATCCAAATTTCTACAAGCTGTATGATAG GACCATTTCTTTTGAGGACAGAGTGGGGACGCTGCTTGAATGGCTCAGTTTACCTGAAGGAAAAAG ACCCGACTTCTACACTTTGTACCTGGAAGAACCTGACGCGTCAGGACATAGGTATGGGCCAGGAAGCAAAGAG GTCACTTTGGCCTTGGAGCATGTGGACAGGATATTGGGAATAATGATGGACAGCCTGACGGAGAAGAACCTTCACCACTGTGTCAACCTGATGATCGTGTCTGACCACG GCATGGAGGAGGCTTCCTGTGACAAGGCAGAGTATGTATCAACCTACCAGGAAAACACCAACGACTTCAATGTCATCCAAGGCCCGGCTGCTCGCATCAGACCCGCTCGCCTCCCAGACGATTACTTCTCCT TCGACTACACCGGCCTGGTGAAGAACCTGTCG TGCAGGGTCACTAACCAGTCCATGAGGCCGTACCTCAAAGAGAACCTCCCGAAGAGGATGCACTTCGCCAACAACAAGCGTATAGAGAGAGGACATCTGTACATGAAGGAGGGCTGGCAGGCAGCTCG TTACAGGGAGGAACTCAAGTACTGCACCGGAGGATTCCACGGCTCAGATAATCTCTTCACCAACATGCAG GCGATCTTCATCGGCTATGGTCCGGGATTCAAAAGCAAAACTGTCGTGCCACCTTTTGACAACATCGAATTATACAACGTCATGTGTG ATCTCCTCGGCATTCGTCCCTCTCCAAACAACGGGACTCACGGCAGTCTAAACCACCTCCTGTCACGTCCATCGCACCTTCCAGTTCACCCAGCGCAGCTCTCCCATGAAACCCCCTGCGAGGCCAGTGACCCCGTCCCCACTGAcgacctgcggtgcacatgcaCATCTCAAACCAAGACACAG GAGACTGATATGAACAGGCTCCTCATGACAACTAATTCCA GCACTAAAGTCCTGCTGCGTCGCCTCCACCATCCCTTCGGGACGCCCCGGGTCGTCCAGCCAGACGCCGCCTTCTGCCTCCTGCACCAATCGGACTACCTCAGCGGCTACAGCAGGGACCGCCTCATGCCCCTCTGGGTGTCCTACACCCTCCAGCCTCTG ACCACAGTGCGACCGCTGAGCCCGGAGCTGGAGGCTTGTGTCCGTGCTGACGTGCGAGTCCCAGCGGCCGACAGCCAGCTGTGTTTCCCCGACAGAGAAGACCCGAGTCTGTCCTACGGCCTGCTGCATCCcccca ATCTGAGCTCCGGTGGACCTGACTCAGACTCTCTCCTCACGTCCAACATGGCTCCGATGTTCCCCGCGTTTAAAG ATGTTTGGAGACATTTCCACGACGTCCTGCTTCCAAAGTTTTCACAGCAGCTGAACGGAGTGAACGTCGTGAGCGGGCCCATATTTGATGATGACTTTGACGGAAACGTTGACGCGTTCATAAGAGTCTCGAG GAATGAGACCCTCACCCCGACTCATTTCTTCGTGATCCTGACGAGCTGCGTGAACTCGGCCCTCAGCCCTTCTCAGTGCGAGGGCCCTCTGCAGACCCAGTCCTTCATCCTGCCCCACCGACCCGACCACACCGAGAGCTGCGCT AACGGGTCGGACATGTCGTGGGTGGAGGAGTGGCTACGCTTCCACATCGCCCGGGTCCGAGACATCGAGCTCCTGACGGGGCTGAGCTTCTACCACGACAGGCTTTCCGTGGAGGAGACGCTACAGCTCAAGACGTTTCTACGTAGCGCTTAA
- the sytl3 gene encoding synaptotagmin-like protein 3, which yields MDLDFLHALERERVLDVLRRDKQLRIIEEDRIRRMKHELQELRRRGAKSFTRQYGERTCARCQRPLGKFWNSGDVCHGCSHRICSRCRVGVGASGWTCTVCYAYSEVKIRSGDWFVEEKLKKFPVSKDKYETVGEKLLQTYNVLSHISVVPPTPPPHLDQHFLSRSGSLNNSKLFTKSVEDLMVSFTSHMKNISTSQNDVQADLLFVGNGRKGSCFTFTHQKSLSDTEINKSSRLFKVPSLPNLFKKTKDSDQEGSSTGAEEETSFGSELSGGKRGSSSSVGTDSGLFESISVAGELELSLTYDPDASCLEITVCACRNLSYGNMKKRRCHPYVKVFVLPEKSGKMKTAVKKNTTDPVYNEVLKYHIERHLLFGKRLQATVWHSGTLRRKVFLGEVLIPLDGLTCEDQSPQSFNWYPLCPKAERPDGGAMEQDG from the exons ATGGATCTAGATTTTCTTCAcgccctggagagagagagagtcctggATGTCCTGCGGAGAGACAAACAGCTGCGTATCATAGAGGAGGACAGGATCAG GAGAATGAAACACGAGCTCCAGGAGCTTCGCAGACGAGGCGCCAAGAGTTTCACGCGGCAGTACGGCGAGCGGACCTGCGCCCGCTGCCAGAGGCCTCTGGGAAAGTTCTGGAACTCGGGCGACGTCTGCCACGGCTGCAGCCACCGCATCTGCAGCCGGTGTCGTGTGGGCGTGGGAGCGTCGGGCTGGACGTGCACAGTGTGTTACGCCTACAG CGAGGTGAAGATCAGGTCTGGAGATTGGTTCGTGGAGGAAAAGTTAAAGAAGTTTCCCGTCTCCAAAG ACAAATATGAAACAGTCGGGGAGAAGCTGTTGCAAACCTACAATGTCCTGAG TCATATATCTGTGGTGCCGCCCACTCCTCCACCACATCTGGATCAGCATTTTCTGAGCAGATCGGGG AGTTTGAACAACTCTAAACTTTTCACCAAATCGGTGGAGGATCTTATGGTTTCCTTCACGAGTCACATGAAGA ATATTTCCACTTCTCAAAACGACGTGCAGGCCGACCTGCTGTTCGTGGGCAACGGGCGCAAAGGGTCGTGCTTCACCTTCACGCACCAGAAGAGCCTGTCTGACACCGAGATCAACAAATCCTCTCGT CTTTTTAAAGTCCCAAGTCTCCCAAACCTGTTCAAGAAAACCAAAGACAGCGACCAGGAGGGGTCGTCCACCGGAGCCGAGGAAGAAACCTCCTTCGGGTCTGAGCTCTCCGGAGGAAAGAGA ggcagcagcagcagcgtgggcACAGACTCCGGCCTCTTCGAGAGCATCAGCGTGGCCGGGGAGCTGGAGCTGTCTCTGACCTACGACCCCGACGCCTCCTGTCTGGAGATCACGGTTTGCGCCTGCAGAAATCTCTCATATGGgaacatgaagaagaggagatgtCACCC ATACGTCAAAGTCTTCGTGCTGCCGGAAAAGAGCGGCAAAATGAAGACGGCGGTGAAGAAGAACACAACCGATCCTGTTTATAACGAGGTTTTAAAG taTCATATAGAGCGCCACCTGCTGTTTGGAAAGAGACTGCAGGCCACCGTGTGGCATTCAGGAACCCTGAGAAGGAAGGTGTTTCTGGGTGAAGTCCTCATCCCACTGGACGGCCTGACGTGCGAAGATCAATCCCCCCAGAGCTTCAACTGGTACCCACTGTGTCCCAAG GCTGAGAGACCAGATGGTGGCGCTATGGAGCAGGACGGATGA